The sequence TAGGGAATTTGCTTTCTCTCGCTCCTTACGATGAAGTGCATCTTCTGGGTTGAATCCAAATATTATGCCCGCTTCAACTTCTTTTGCAAGGCGATACCGATCAAGTTGGATACATTCAGGGGATTTGAGTAAAACCAAAAGTGTTTCCCCACAACGGTGAGGGTAGGCAGTTGCGACACTTGCGACAACTGCGGTAAGACAAACAGAGTCGCTTCTTTTGAGAATAGAGATAAGAGCATTATCTAGATCATTGGGTAACACTTCAGCCAACTCCAGTAACCATTGCTCCAGTGCCATCAGAAGAGATTGCAGAACATAGGGACCCACCGATGTTCCCCGATAGAAATTCCAAAGTCGATCATTACACCATTGTGTTCCCGAGGTTCCATCTGAAAATGTCAGGGTGATTTGATAGGGCGACTCGACAACTTCTGATGGGACTCTGGGATGGGCGTACCACTCGGCGCTGTGGTTGAATACCTTAATGATAAAGTTAAGCCCTTGGCTTGGGTGATACCTTAGAAGCATAAGAAAAGGTCCACGATAAGCGCTTGGGAAGAAAAAGCAATGATCCAGTCCTGCTCTTAGTCCAAACAAAGGCCCTAAATCCAATCTCCCGTAAAACCGCGGTTGAAGATCTATTTCTGATAAGAGGAGATATTTTCTAGCAACTGATACAAGCGTTTTCGGCATATCTCGCGCTATTGCTATCCCTTCGTGCGACCCTGTAAGGATCATCTCTAATAACTCTCCTCTGGCACGATGCTTTTCTTCGTCATCATGGTCTCCTTGTAAAAGGGCGACAAAACGTTCAGTATCTGCATTGGGTATTTTGGCGATAATTTTCAGAGTTTGCTTCCACTGATGCTGAAATCGGTAATCATTAAATTCTGAAAGAAGCCAGTACGCTATCGCTGCCACAGATTCAGCCCCATCTGGATAAGGGTTTTGCCAAGAAACACCATGAGACCAGTCTTCAATTAACCCTAAAAGCAGGGGGTAATCTTCTTGAATAAATGAATCAAGATGAGTTTCTACCAACCGAAGAACGCAATACCATACAGATCCTTCTGGAACATTAAAAACTGATATGGAGGTTTTCGAGGGATCTATTTGATCACGAATAGTGACACAGGCAACTCGCAGTAGATGAATAATTCTTCGGAGAAGTTCCTTATTGTTTGCAAATAGCTTTGCACGATGCTTTTCCAAGAATGCAACTGAAGCTGGGGAACGAAGAAGTGAGATTATTGTATCGTCGCGAAACTGAGCAGATAAGTCTTCCTCGCATATAGTATCTTGAAACAGAGTATCTGCCATTTCAGAATCCTGCTCTACTTGTTCAGCGACCCACTTACGGTATCCTCGGCGCACAGCCGGATGAGTTCCAAGCTGTTCTGACAGTTCTGGGAGCGAGTCTTGGTAAGTTGCATACTGCTTATTTATCCATTGCAGAATTGCCCAGTCTTCTAAAACATCATGAGCTACTGCCATAAGCTCATTGTTCCGTTCAGAAAAAACAATGAGGGAATCGTATCGAAGACTTTCGACAACTTCTGAATCTAGGTCTGGACAAGCAACATACAGGTCAAGTTTCTGGGCTCGTCCTAAAGCGATCTTTATAAATGCTTCCTCTCGCCGACGTGGCATTCCCTTGGCAACGCGATGTTCGGCACACACAATTTCTTTCCAAAAGCGGGTTCGTAATTCCGATTCACTTTGAGGTAAGGGTTTGTCCTCTGACCATGAAATCTGTAGGGCTTTGTCTAGAAAATAAGGATTGCTAAGAAGTTCAGATAGGGAGGAATTTGAAAGTGGATGGATTAAGCTAGGGTAAGTGGCTTTTACTTGCTCTAACTCATCGTTGGAGAGGGAAGGAATTTTTAAAGTAGAATGCTCGACATTTGCAAAGTCTAAGAAGGCAGAACGGATGAGATTAACTGAGTAATCCCGACAAGTCAATATCAGTCGCCAATTTGGATCTTTTCCGATGAGTTTGAGAAGATCGATAAAAGCATCGCGAGTAGATTTTTCAAGAAGCCTTTCTATGCTTTCTACCAATAGAACTTTTCGGTTTTGATTTGCCAAAATAGTACTCAGTTGCTCTCCATTTGCAGGAATTTGATTCTTGTTTAGGGTTTCATCAAAATGGGAAGCTGCAAATGCCTCTGCGCGAAAACTGAATGTAAGATATTCTGTGCTGAGACGTTCCAGAGTATCTTTGGCGATCGCTGATTTGCCAGTACCTGCTGGACCTGAAATTAAAACAACCTGCTTCAATTCTAGTTGTTGAAGAACTTGTTGTACGAGTTGATCGCGATCAAGATGAAGTTCTTTTCCAATTGTGGAAGAGATACCATCAAGAATAATTTGAGAATGGCTATTTAAGGCACGTAAGACCTGTTGCTCATCAATTTCGATCCTTGGAGCTTCATTGATGACTTTAGTGACTTGAATAATGTCACCAGTGGTCAAATTGCCACTGACTTGTGCATTCTGAAAGGCGATCTGGTTATGGTAAGTTTGAGGAGGAGTTTGCGATCGCGCTCCACTGACAGCACTGGCAGGAGGAGGAACTAGATTTCCCCGCTTTTGTTCAATGGTTCGTAATAGACGGTCGTAAGCGTCCGGTTGCCAGTAATCGAGAGCATTATAATTCCGTAGATTCATCCCCAACTCGGGGATTCTTAGGTTAGGAATCTCGCACTCATCCAACCGCAAGGGAATCACAAATACTTCTCCTGGCTGCGATCGCGCAAACTGGACTAAAGCCTGTCGCAGTTCTTGGCTAACATAGGTTGTTCGAGAGGTAACCGATCGTGACAAACAGGCAATTAACAAATCACTGTGCGCGATCGTGTCTTGAATTTTGCCTTGCCAATCTTCTCCCGGTAAAATGTCTTCCGTGTCTAACCAAGGCTGATAACCGTCCCCTTTTAGCCATTGGTAAAGTTCTTTAACCCTTGTTGCATCTTCCCGTCCATAAGAGAGGAAAATTTGCACCTGCGACTTCTCTTTCATGAGACTGTTTGAGCGCGATCGCTCAACCCTTCAACACCTTTTCATTTTACGTCAAAGCAATGATCTGTTCTGTTAAGAAGTTGAGGGTTGATTTTCTGCTGAAAGTAACAAAAAACGTCTAATCCATCTCAGAAAGGTTCTTCATTCATCTCTATGCCAAGGTTCAATTTGATCCGAATAAGGAATAACTTGAACTTCATCTCCATTCAAAAGCCCAATACCGTGCCAATTCCTAAACATTCTTTTACGACCTGAAATGTTGATCAGAGGAAAAGCAGGCTCCCGATTTAACCAAATGCCCCAACCGAGATTAAAATTATGGTTTATCAGTGCTTCCGAAATAGCAGCACGACGGACTAACAAAACTTGACAACGACGAGTATGCCAAGGATTTCCTGAAATGTCACAGGTAAATGCTTGAATTTGCCCGTTAGCTGTTAAACACTGACCCTCTCGAAAATCAACTATATCCAGCATTTCACGCAAAACTTTTGCAGGTGCCCATCTTTCTTGTTCTCCATTTGGACTTTCCCAATAAAACTTACAAGTTGTTGCCTGAAGTTCAACTTGAATTGGATCTCCCAAGGTACCCAAAGTGTTGTGGTTAACTATTCCTTCCATTTCTTGAATCCAAGGAGCCCAGACCACTTCGGTTGGATCACGATAAAACTCTACTGACTTAATTCCAGAAGAAAATTCATACCACGTATCACTCAAATTAGGAGGAAAAAATCTATTTTGAATATCTTCCTGTAGTAAAGATGAAGTATCTGCTGGAAACACAAAACTCGATGCTCTTAATACTGATTCAGCTTGACTATCTGCATTACGAGTAATCACAAATGCTCGCAGAACCATCCATTCTTCATTTTTTGCCCATTCAGGCAGTTGATCTGTTTTTTGAATAAGTAATGATTTAAAATCGGGCAAAGGTGCTTTTTTTACCCACTCGTTGACTCGGTCAACTTGATTTACCTCTGATAATTCAGCATCAGGAACAAGTCCAGAGAAGTCAAAGAATTGATTGAGCTTTAATTGACCGTAGCCGATATCTGATGCTGGGTTTGTTGGTTGAATTAACAAGCTCGGATTAACTGGAGGGTCATAGCATTTACCCCAACCACAGGCTACAGATCGCTCAGCCAAAAAACCAGATAGTTCATTCGTAGCTAGCCAAACATATTTTTCAACAAATCTTGCGGTGGAACTGCGAGCTCCATGAGTAGCGTGTGGATATTGTCTAACAATTGCTATATCAGCACCGAAAATTTCTCCAGTTTGACCGCCATTTGGCTCTTTAATGAAGATATCTTTTCTCCAACCAAGTTGAGCGACATAAGCTGAAACAAAACCAAAAGCAAGCTGGTTAGGGTCTAGATCAGGTAAACCATAGTATTGTCCATGTTGTGACAGAATTGCTTGTGCGGATGGTGAGTATTGATCTTTTTCAGAATTGGTATCGGAAATAGGAGATGCTTCTTGCTGATGTTGAGCTTCTACTGGTATTCCCCAATCAGTCAACAACATTTGCTGTTTTTCCTCTGTTGCATTTTGGAAAATTTTGATCATACAGTGTAGTTCTGATCGGTCGTCAAGAACTTCCTCTATTGCTTCCCGAGCTTCAACAGGAGCTAATTTTCTTAAAGAACCCTTTGCAAATTGGTTGAGCAGAGTTTCATTAATGTTTTCAAATTTATCGTCAGATTCTTTTTCTCGATAACAATTGACTTGAGTGTTTTTGAACTGAACATATTCTTTAAAGAAGGGATCGATTGCTTTGGGCACAACATACCAAGCCAAATCACCCGTAGCTGGTTCAATGCCATGATGCGGATCAATATTAATTGCAGCATCCTTATCAATATCAAGGATTTGTTTAGTATCTACATTAGGATTACGAACATTTTGAAGGCACTTTGCTTCAATCGGAACTCCACAAGCGACACAACGTTCTATAACGCTTCTAGCATTGTGTTGCACTACTATATTGTGAGTGTAAAGAGGAGCGTGAGGAATAAAAAAGTTGTCAATTAGCCAGTCGCATATAGGAAGCCAGTTTTGATCCGGTCGCTTTAAACAGGAAGCTCCATAAGCGACTGATAGCAAGTCTTCCTTCATTTGTGGATCATTGGTCTGACAAGCTGTTTTAAGCAAATTTAATAATCCATCAGGATTTTGAGAACTCCATTTGGCAATTTCACAGCGAATTTGTCTTCGACTCTCATTTTTAACTGTTGTTGTTCCCCAAGCCAAAAGTAGAGGGGCGCTATCCCAAGGATCATCAGGCGCAATTTCTAAGTTTTCTAAGACTTGTTTTCCAATTCCTTCCCAAGGCGCACCATGATTATTGGGGATAAAATCGGGTCCTGACCAGAATAAATCGCGTTCTTCGACTTGCAATGGCAGCAACGTTTCATGAATAAATTGTGCCCCATAATAGTGATCGGGCATTCTAAGTCCAGGAACGACTAATCTATCCAAAACTTCCCGACAGCTGGGCATATTTCTCTTAAAAATTTCAATAACCCAGTCTCGATAATCTTGTCCTTTCCGGGGAGACATCATCAAAATTGTGGTCAAATGCAATTCTTCACGTTCCTCAGTGCTTAACTGGTTTGACCATAGTTCCGTATGGAAAAAGTCATAATCATCCATCCCTAATAGATAGACAGCAAGCGCGATCGCATTATCTCGGAATTTCAAATAGTCTGGCATTTCAGGATTATTAAGGTTTGTCTTAGCTTCTTGATAAGCCTCCGAAGCCAGAAGAAAATCGGTTATAGTTTGGTAGGCAGGTTCCCAAAAGATTGAATCTCCTTCCAATGGATCATCTGACGGTTGTTTCCTCTCTAGTAAAAGACCGTAATCGCGACATTTTTCTAAAATGTTTAATAACTGCTCAGAAGATATGAGATTTGGTATTTTTTGAGCCCTTTCAGCAATCTGTAATGCTTTTTCGTGTGACAGTTCTCCTTCGGATAGGCTGGCTTTGACAATTCCTCGCAAAGTATTACGAACTGGGCAAATATTCTCACTCCACCCTACTAGATCATTTTCTCGAATCAATTTTTCAGCATTATCAATCTTTCGGCTAATTAACTTTGCCAGTGAGAATTCTTGAAGCGTAACACTATCAATATGCCGTCCCTGATACAGATCAGCGAAGAGCCGAATGGCAAGTGGCGTTTGCAAAGCCCAACGCAGAATCAGCGGACATTGAATGCGATTAACGTTGCAATAAGATGCAAAAATTTCATCAAGCGGTGCATCTGACTCATTTAAGTGAACCGGATCGATGCCTTGTGGAAGGTTAATACGGGCGAAAAGAGTAGTGCGGAGTGAACAAGCAAAGAGAATTTTGGGGTATTCCTTGGCAAGTGGCACCAGTTCTCCAAGTTTATTTTCCCACTGAGATGATCTAGGCGTTTCATCAAGCCCATCAATGGCGATGAGAGCGCGAACAGGTTGAAATTCTGAACTGGTTTGCGTGTTGCGATTTATAGAGTTTTCTATTTGAGTGGCAGTCTCTTCTAATGCTTTAAGAACGCGATCGCTTTTTGAATCAGGAATACCGATTGCTTTGGATATGATAGATTCCCAACTATGGTTTAAATTTACCTCTTTAGCACGGATTAAAATACCAGGTTTACCTGTTTGAAACTGTTCATCAACACTATTAGCCAAGGCATGGGTTTTTCCTGCTCCAGGCTCGCCAATATAAGCGCTTGGTTGTCCAAATCTCCGTAGGAATTGAGGAGTTACTTTTCGATCATTCCAACGGTTTAGAGTTGTTTCAAGTTGCTTCCCAATATCAGCAGTTGCTGAATGTGAGGAATTTTTTCGATTTGGCCAAGTTATATTGATAAGTTCCCAAGGAGAATTTCCGGGTAAAACTTCCTCCTGAAAATCGGGCAGTGGGAAAGAATTTCTCGGTAAGAGTCGCTTTTCTAGTTCCTGCTGTTCAGTAATAGCATCTGTTAGCCATTGCTTAGCATGATCCATGAGAGTTTCAGAATCATCTCGTTCCATAAATTCTGGATATCGTCTCAGTCGTGAAACAGCCTCCCATGCATCTTCGAGCAAAGCGTGGACTTGATTGATTTCCTCTAGCCATGTCTGTTGTGAGGAAGGATCGCTTAATCGCAACCTAAGATCTGTTTCTATCTGACCAACTTGATGGAGATCAGGGCTGTAGCGTTTACTCAACCACCCATGTTTATGTTGCTCAAATTTACGTTCTAAGTGTTTTAGGATTGTTTCAGGAGCAAGAGAAGACTCTCCCTTAAAGATATTCGTTATATTTAGGGTTTGATTAAGACTGTCAAAGTTGATATCTCCGCCAGCAGATACATTAGATAAACCGTATTGTTGAAAGTTTTGATCTTCTGAACTGTTACTCACGATACTGCTCTTTTATTGAGTCTAAAGGGAAAGTAGAGATTTTCTATTTTCCCTTGAAACTAATCTAGAATGCTACAGTAACTTTAATAATAGCTTTAAGGAATCAAAAGTCGAACAGTTATACGTGAGTAAGGAAACATGGAGCCAATATCCGCATTAGCCACTACAGTAACCGCAATTATTTTGCCAAAAGTCCTTGAGAAAGCAAGCGAGACGGTTGGAATGCAAATTGGCAAAGCAGCTTTTCAAAAAACCGGTGAAACAATTCAAAGGCTTAAAACAACTGTTCAAGAGAAACTGGAAGCTGCGGGAACAGTAGGTTTGTTGAAACGAGCAGAAGAGAAGCCAGAACAGCGAAACCTTGAAATATTGGAGGGAGAACTCGTTAACCAGATGGAAGAAGACCAAGAATTTGCGACAAAGCTCGAAGAACTGATTCAACAGATACAGGCTCAATCTCCATCTTTACAAGTGGTTTTGGATGAAGTGAAAGTTAAGGGAAGTGCTGAAATTGGCAATATTGAACAAGTTAGTGAAGGCGGTTCTGGTGAGCAGGTCGCGGGACGCAACTTAGAGGTTGGTGGTGACTTAAAGATGGGAGATGTCAACCAGAGAAATCAAAGAGTATAGATTTCCTTAATAAATGGACAAATTTCACTGTAACGCGATATGGCTCCGCCATTTACCGAAAGCAATTGCGCTCTTAACAAAGAGGCGATTATATATTCTTGTTGATCTACTCCCTAACCGATTACCATTGCCCTCTTAAAAACGACATCGAATTTGTCATCGTGCAGAAAAGCGACATGAATTTGTCACAATTACTTCCTTATCTTAAAATCAATGATTTTTCTACGATCCTCATGAAAGCTAGAGTTTGCCCAACGACACTAATTTGTCATCACGTCATTTAATTTGTCATTGTACACTACCTGTACAGTGACAAACTATTTGTAACTATACAGTAGGAGGAGGCGCGATCGCGATCGCGCTCTTGAACGATTAATCTTTTCTATTCTCCTGATCAAAATTCAGCATTTTCTGGCGTGCGCGGAAACGGAATCACATCCCGAATGTTTTTCATCCCTGTCATAAACTGAACTAACCGTTCAAAGCCTAAGCCAAAGCCAGCGTGAGGGACTGTTCCAAAGCGTCTCAAGTCAAGATACCACCACAGTTGTTCGGGCTCCATTCCTGCTTCTTTAATCCGTTTTTCTAAGACATCAAAGCGTTCCTCTCGTTGCGAACCGCCAATAATCTCGCCAATTTTTGGAACTAAAACATCCATTGCAGAAACGGTTTTTTGATCATCATTTAAGCGCATATAAAATGCTTTAATACTGCTGGGATAATCGGTGACAATGACAGGTTTTTGAAAGTATTCTTCACATAAATAACGCTCGTGTTCCGACTGTAAATCAACCCCCCATTCGACAGGATACTCAAATTTTTTCTCTGCTTTTTCTAACAGCGCGATCGCGCTCGTGTAAGTAATCCGTTCAAACCCCTCATTAATAATATGTTCAGCCGTTGCTAAAACCGAATCATCAATCCGTTTATTAAAAAATTCCATATCTTCTGGACACTGGTCTAACACCGCCTGAAAAATATGCTTGAGAAACGCGGAAGCCAGATCCATATCCCCTTGCAAATCACAAAAAGCCATTTCTGGTTCAATCATCCAAAATTCGGCTAAGTGGCGAGAGGTATTTGAATTTTCCGCCCGAAACGTCGGGCCAAAGGTATAAACGCGATCAAACGTTAACGCCATCGCTTCAGCTTCCAACTGTCCACTCACCGTCAAATAAGCCCGTCGTCCAAAAAAATCTTGATTGTAATCGACCTTCCCATTCTCTTTGGGAACATGATTTAAGTCCAAACTAGTGACATTAAATAACTCACCCGCCCCCTCACAATCATTCGTGGTAATAATCGGCGTATGAACCCATAAAAAACCCTGCTGTTGAAAAAATTGATGTACTGCATTAGCGCAAGTATTCCGTACCCGCATCACAGCACCGAGAGTATTTGTCCGCGTGCGAATATGACCCAAACTCCGTAAAAACTCAAAAGAGTGGCGTTTCTTCTGTAACGGATAAGTTTCTGGATCCGCCTCTCCATAAACTGTTACTGCATCGGCTTGTAACTCAATGCGCTGTCCTTTTCCGGGGGATTCTGCTAAACCCCCCTTAATCTCCACTGAAGCCCCTGTATTCAATTGACTGAGGATTTGCTCATAATTCTCTAGTGTTGGCTCTAAAATCACTTGTAAGTTCGCTAAAGCCGAGCCATCATTCACCTCAATAAACGCAAACTTTTTCGATTCCCGTTTCGTCCGCACCCAGCCTTGAATAGTGACAGTTTCTTCAGGTTGTCCATGGCGGAATAAGTCTATAATGCGACGTTTTGACATAACCTTGTTTTCTTGTTCCTCTCCTCATTCATAATACGGTAAACCGAATTGCCTGCTTTGTTCCGATTTCGTTAAGATCAAAGGGATAATAAAGAAATGGTATTGAAAACAGACAAAATAGTCATGGGAATTTTTGATTCTGAAGTCGTCCAACAAGAAGCCAAACAGCTATTTGAAGACTATCAAGCCCTCATGGAACTGGGGGGGAAATACGGAAAATTTGACTATGAAGGGAAAAAGCTGTACATCGAGCGCATGGAAGAGCTTTTAGAACGCTATCAAATTTTCATGAAACGGTTTGAACTCTCAGAAGATTTTATGGCGCAAATGACTGTCGAACAACTGAAAAGTCAACTGGGACAATTTGGAATGACCCCACAGCAAATGTTTGACCAAATGCACCAAACCTTAGAACGGATGAAAAAAGAACTTCATCAGTAACTTAATTTGACGGTTTAGGGCGTTGAAACTTGCTCGGCGACGGAAATTGTTGTACGGGTTCACCCTTGAGCGCTCTGAGCATAAACTTCCGCCAAACTGGCGCAGCAAATCCACCCCCAGTCACCCCATAACCCAAGGGACGATAGTCATCATTTCCGATCCAAACTGCGGTTGCTAACTGAGGGACATACCCCACAAACCAAACATCTCTTTCCGAGGTAGTTGTTCCCGTTTTTCCTGCGACGGGGCGACCAATTTGAGCCGCCGTTCCTGTTCCAGATTGGACGACCCCTTGTAAGACGCTATTGAGGGAAGCTACCGCCCACCGATCCAAGACTAACTGCGGTTCAGGTTGATTATCTAACAGCACATTCCCTTGACTATCACTAACGCGAATAATAAAAGTGGGATCAGAATGCCAGCCATTATTAGCAAAAGTCGCATACGCCCCCGCCATTTCTAAGGGAGTCACTCCCACCGATCCTAAAGGCAAAGAAATAACAGGTTGTAAAGGACTTTCAATTCCCAGTTTGCTCGCAACATCAATCACATTATCTAAGCCCACGGCTTGTCCGAGTTTCACCGCAGGCACATTACGAGACTGCATCAGGGCTTTCCGTAAACTCATATTCCCAGCAAAACTTCCTCCATAGTTTTTGGGGCGATAGTAGCCGTTCCCATCTCGATATTGAACAGGACTGT comes from Halothece sp. PCC 7418 and encodes:
- a CDS encoding TIR domain-containing protein codes for the protein MKEKSQVQIFLSYGREDATRVKELYQWLKGDGYQPWLDTEDILPGEDWQGKIQDTIAHSDLLIACLSRSVTSRTTYVSQELRQALVQFARSQPGEVFVIPLRLDECEIPNLRIPELGMNLRNYNALDYWQPDAYDRLLRTIEQKRGNLVPPPASAVSGARSQTPPQTYHNQIAFQNAQVSGNLTTGDIIQVTKVINEAPRIEIDEQQVLRALNSHSQIILDGISSTIGKELHLDRDQLVQQVLQQLELKQVVLISGPAGTGKSAIAKDTLERLSTEYLTFSFRAEAFAASHFDETLNKNQIPANGEQLSTILANQNRKVLLVESIERLLEKSTRDAFIDLLKLIGKDPNWRLILTCRDYSVNLIRSAFLDFANVEHSTLKIPSLSNDELEQVKATYPSLIHPLSNSSLSELLSNPYFLDKALQISWSEDKPLPQSESELRTRFWKEIVCAEHRVAKGMPRRREEAFIKIALGRAQKLDLYVACPDLDSEVVESLRYDSLIVFSERNNELMAVAHDVLEDWAILQWINKQYATYQDSLPELSEQLGTHPAVRRGYRKWVAEQVEQDSEMADTLFQDTICEEDLSAQFRDDTIISLLRSPASVAFLEKHRAKLFANNKELLRRIIHLLRVACVTIRDQIDPSKTSISVFNVPEGSVWYCVLRLVETHLDSFIQEDYPLLLGLIEDWSHGVSWQNPYPDGAESVAAIAYWLLSEFNDYRFQHQWKQTLKIIAKIPNADTERFVALLQGDHDDEEKHRARGELLEMILTGSHEGIAIARDMPKTLVSVARKYLLLSEIDLQPRFYGRLDLGPLFGLRAGLDHCFFFPSAYRGPFLMLLRYHPSQGLNFIIKVFNHSAEWYAHPRVPSEVVESPYQITLTFSDGTSGTQWCNDRLWNFYRGTSVGPYVLQSLLMALEQWLLELAEVLPNDLDNALISILKRSDSVCLTAVVASVATAYPHRCGETLLVLLKSPECIQLDRYRLAKEVEAGIIFGFNPEDALHRKEREKANSLPHRDHDLEVAILNLQLGAYATQVQEFLDQYYTEMPPLEEQDDNDRLWRLKISRMDRRNYPIIEETSQEKQDKIPIYPKIASDLKEMVDKHQSQSKVMSAGISLFMWGQKIFQGKEDDTANAAQWQQRLQEAQKRNLEDDGSGKYNLLYPGSMGYVAAVCIRNHWEEMSKYEQNWCVEVVCSEVERQGDSWNQFNRIQKSSMSGDRPCAQVLPLLLGKTLDQTYTSCVHKAFLTALTHAIEEVRHYAALGIGKYLWEIDPELTLRCVNAIAWEAVLIEQGIKDRPHNKRREFEEIRMEVATHLRQRFYEHDFIPDDAYQKMDIETLLGSEVNVRILRVLGQAPNDDTAIAAFERLAQMFVRWWDEDAQKRKSIEQQPRQRNYEIEQELSNLLQDFVLHTSRAVATTTLQPILDAVDHHPQQIHWILSGLIMLEDSQPNTSRFWMLWDLFADRVRQAKWLATIDNEYVTGKDMISAIFLGKYWKDGVRHWNSLEGYAERIHKLFEDLPASSTILEKYLEFLYSVGSQSLPQAFINIAKRLQQGNSQQMLSKTNNVFLIEMLLQRYVYGKPLELKRKAKLRDAVLFLLDLLVENASSAAFRMRDDFVTPVSISTDKTM
- the asnS gene encoding asparagine--tRNA ligase, encoding MSKRRIIDLFRHGQPEETVTIQGWVRTKRESKKFAFIEVNDGSALANLQVILEPTLENYEQILSQLNTGASVEIKGGLAESPGKGQRIELQADAVTVYGEADPETYPLQKKRHSFEFLRSLGHIRTRTNTLGAVMRVRNTCANAVHQFFQQQGFLWVHTPIITTNDCEGAGELFNVTSLDLNHVPKENGKVDYNQDFFGRRAYLTVSGQLEAEAMALTFDRVYTFGPTFRAENSNTSRHLAEFWMIEPEMAFCDLQGDMDLASAFLKHIFQAVLDQCPEDMEFFNKRIDDSVLATAEHIINEGFERITYTSAIALLEKAEKKFEYPVEWGVDLQSEHERYLCEEYFQKPVIVTDYPSSIKAFYMRLNDDQKTVSAMDVLVPKIGEIIGGSQREERFDVLEKRIKEAGMEPEQLWWYLDLRRFGTVPHAGFGLGFERLVQFMTGMKNIRDVIPFPRTPENAEF
- a CDS encoding DUF1825 family protein encodes the protein MGIFDSEVVQQEAKQLFEDYQALMELGGKYGKFDYEGKKLYIERMEELLERYQIFMKRFELSEDFMAQMTVEQLKSQLGQFGMTPQQMFDQMHQTLERMKKELHQ